In a genomic window of Melanotaenia boesemani isolate fMelBoe1 chromosome 1, fMelBoe1.pri, whole genome shotgun sequence:
- the spg7 gene encoding paraplegin has product MSALLLQHGAGVCRKYNRFVLRTLSRRSSHVLANKLISNNTAKNAWSMCANVSRTFLSSSERTFTIQPQKKIIQSLFNRPLGPGMVGLSKELIRNNLFRNPVGLMNLLGATNFFSTSHSKQQKNKSNGPKGKTPEEDEEEKKRREQEDQMYRERLRTLFIIALIMSLLNSINTSGGNISWNDFVNEMLAKGEVSRVQVVPESDIVEIYLHPGAVIFGRPRLALMYRMQVANIDKFEEKLRAAEEELNIDTKDRIPVSYKRTGFFGNALYALGMAAIGVAILWYIFRLAGMGGREGGFSAFNQLKMAKFTIVDGKSGKGVSFKDVAGMHEAKVEVKEFVDYLKSPERYLQLGAKVPKGALLLGPPGCGKTLLAKAVATEAQVPFLAMAGSEFVEVIGGLGAARVRSLFKEARARAPCIVYIDEIDAVGKKRSSNMSGFSNTEEEQTLNQLLVEMDGMGTTDHVIVLASTNRADILDNALMRPGRLDRHIFIDLPTLQERKEIFEQHLKILKLTQPANFYSLRLAELSPGFSGADIANICNEAALHAAREGFKSIDTFNFEYAVERVIAGSVKKSKILSKEEQRVVAFHESGHALVGWLLEHTEAVMKVSIAPRTNAALGFAQILPRDQYLFTKEQLFERMCMALGGRASEAITFNKVTTGAQDDLRKVTRVAYSMVKQYGMCDSVGHVSFPETEEQGAIGRRPFSQGLQQQMDHEAKMLIARAYRHTEKLLLENRDKLTLLANALLEREVVNYDDIEALLGPPPHGPKKMIRPQSWVEAERDKQDTGENEPEPPPRKHAEEDLNPQLG; this is encoded by the exons ATGTCAGCTCTGTTGTTGCAGCACGGCGCTGGTGTTTGTAGAAAATACAATAGATTTGTATTGAGGACGCTGTCAAGGCGAAGCTCACATGTATTAGCAAACAAATTGATATCCAACAATACTGCTAAGAATGCGTGGTCCATGTGTGCTAATGTCAGCCGGACCTTTCTTTCAAGTTCAGAGCGGACTTTCACAATTCAGCCACAGAAGAAAATCATCCAG AGTCTTTTCAACAGACCTTTGGGTCCTGGTATGGTGGGGCTAAGCAAGGAGTTAATCAGGAACAACCTATTCAGAAATCCTGTTGGTTTAATGAATCTATTAG GGGCAACAAATTTTTTCAGTACATCCCACtctaaacaacagaaaaataaaagcaatggACCAAAGGGAAAAACaccagaggaagatgaag AAGAGAAAAAACGCCGTGAGCAGGAGGATCAGATGTACCGGGAACGTCTTCGGACCCTCTTCATCATTGCACTCATCATGAGCCTGCTGAACTCCATTAATACCAGTGGTGGTAACATCTCTTGGAATGACTTTGTCAACGAGATGCTGGCCAAAGGGGAGGTGTCACGCGTGCAAGTCGTTCCTGAGAGTGACATTGTAGAAATCTACCTTCATCCTGGGGCAGTTATCTTTGGAAGGCCT aGGCTGGCACTCATGTACAGAATGCAGGTCGCTAACATTGACAAATTTGAAGAGAAGctgagagcagcagaggaggagTTGAATATTGACACTAAGGACAGAATACCAGTGTCTTACAAACGCACAGGATTCTTTGGAAA TGCACTTTATGCTTTGGGGATGGCTGCTATCGGAGTAGCTATTCTCTGGTATATCTTTCGGCTGGCGGGCATGGGTGGTAGAGAAGGCGGCTTCAGTGCTTTT AATCAGCTGAAGATGGCTAAGTTCACCATTGTGGATGGTAAATCGGGTAAAGGTGTGAGTTTCAAAGATGTGGCAGGCATGCATGAGGCTAAGGTGGAAGTAAAGGAATTTGTTGACTACCTCAAG AGTCCAGAACGATACCTCCAGCTGGGAGCCAAGGTTCCTAAGGGTGCACTGCTGCTTGGGCCCCCAGGATGTGGCAAGACCCTGCTAGCTAAGGCTGTAGCTACAGAGGCCCAAGTTCCATTTCTAGCTATGGCTGGTTCTGAGTTTGTGGAGGTCATTGGAG GTCTTGGTGCTGCAAGGGTACGAAGTCTGTTCAAGGAGGCTCGTGCTCGAGCGCCCTGCATCGTCTACATTGATGAGATTGATGCTGTAGGAAAGAAGCGCTCCAGCAACATGTCAGGCTTCTCCAACactgaagaggagcagactctcaaccagctgctggttgagATGGATG GAATGGGAACAACTGATCATGTCATCGTTCTTGCCTCCACAAACAGAGCAGATATCTTGGACAACGCTCTAATGAGACCAGGCAGACTGGATAGGCACATCTTCATAGATCTGCCGACATTGCAG gAGAGGAAGGAGATCTTTGAGCAGCATCTAAAGATCCTGAAGTTGACCCAACCAGCTAATTTCTATTCTCTGCGGCTAGCTGAGCTCAGCCCTGGCTTCAGTG GTGCAGACATTGCTAACATTTGCAATGAAGCTGCTCTTCATGCTGCCAGAGAGGGTTTCAAATCCATTGATACTTTTAACTTTGAGTATGCAGTGGAGAGAGTGATAGCAG GGAGTGTAAAGAAGAGTAAGATCCTGTCTAAAGAAGAGCAGAGGGTGGTTGCGTTTCATGAGTCTGGGCATGCCTTAGTGGGATGGCTACTTGAACACACAGAGGCTGTGATGAAG GTATCCATTGCTCCGCGGACAAATGCAGCCCTGGGATTTGCTCAGATCTTACCCCGTGACCAGTACCTGTTCACCAAGGAGCAGCTGTTTGAGCGTATGTGTATGGCTCTCGGAGGAAGAGCTTCTGAAGCGATCACCTTTAACAAAGTTACCACAG GAGCTCAAGATGACCTGCGCAAGGTGACACGTGTGGCCTACTCTATGGTGAAGCAGTATGGCATGTGTGACAGCGTTGGACACGTCTCATTCCCAGAAACAGAGGAGCAGGGTGCCATTGGGCGGCGTCCGTTCAGCCAAGGCCTGCAGCAACAGATGGACCAT gAGGCTAAGATGTTGATAGCTCGTgcatacagacacacagagaaGCTGCTCTTGGAGAACAGAGACAAGCTGACACTG CTGGCTAATGCTCTGTTAGAACGTGAGGTGGTGAATTATGATGACATTGAAGCCTTGTTGGGACCACCACCTCATGGCCCTAAGAAGATGATCCGCCCACAGAGCTGGGTGGAGGCTGAGAGGGACAAGCAAGACACAGGAGAAAACGAACCTGAGCCACCTCCTCGCAAACACGCAGAGGAAGACTTGAATCCTCAGTTGGGCTGA
- the cdh15 gene encoding cadherin-15 isoform X1, protein MRMAVRMLMLSLLCALFCQVWTSAEHHHNDVKLDPRAIYPWRNQGKGVVRVKRDWIIPPIRVLENSKQIPEDLVQIKSDKIFSGEVIYKLEGPGVDQEPKNLFEIDDKTGMIRSKRPLDREKHSSFTLKAFALSPSGERLENPTTIEIVVLDQNDNRPAFNQKQFVGTISEFSVPGTSVMSVSATDADDPMTENAALSYFIIGQESIPANAVTKTMFGINNQTGAIYTRDVGLDREVVKGFKLKLQVADMGGMGLSSEGVAVIHVTDINNHAPQFSPDSYSMSAVENNFNYEIGRVNVTDRDDRGTGNWEAKYSISNDPNGNFAISTDPATNQGVLSVFKPLDYETKKDHILILTVENVNPLSSKAPILPASTATVVVTVVNKNEAPYFKNNPIEIEIPETVDPGKLLASEIALDPDDFELRFEIIKDPERWLEINKHTGDITAKRSFNMRSPHVINNIYRAVVKVTDVDGLSATATVAILLKETNDFPPLLFPLSGSICRDFRSTSSGLFLTAVDEDHPPHAAPFFFKILDDSSVNWTLIQVNDTHAVLQPVGELEAGEHAVTVMVSDSGSPTMMAYAQVNVTVCLCDSFGDCKSEAGAILGSSVGISFIALIIIMACVALLLLLLLLAVALTACGRRHHIKKGTGLLVGESEDDIRDNVLNYDEQGGGEEDENAFNIDLLWKPHDAPSTPRTFYPGSAVPRGKQPLRKDAPHNLPSPTYPRRPPADPTDIEDYINDGLEAADNDPNVPPYDTALIYDYEGEGSVAGSLSSIASGSSDGDQDYDYLNDWGPRFQKLANMYDPR, encoded by the exons ATGAGGATGGCAGTAAGGATGTTGATGCTGTCTTTGCTGTGTGCACTGTTTTGTCAG GTGTGGACCTCTGCAGAACATCACCACAATGATGTAAAGCTGGACCCACGGGCCATTTACCCCTGGAGAAATCAAGGCAAAGGGGTGGTCAGAGTGAAGAGGGACTGGATCATTCCTCCTATCAGAGTGCTGGAGAACAGCAAGCAGATTCCTGAAGATCTTGTCCAg ATTAAATCAGACAAAATCTTCTCAGGTGAAGTGATATACAAGTTAGAGGGGCCAGGGGTGGACCAGGAGCCCAAGAATCTGTTTGAGATTGATGATAAAACAGGCATGATCAGGAGCAAGAGGCCGCTGGACAGAGAGAAGCACAGCAGCTTCACG cttAAAGCCTTTGCGCTATCCCCCAGTGGAGAAAGACTAGAGAACCCCACAACCATCGAGATAGTGGTGCTGGATCAGAATGACAACAGACCCGCCTTCAATCAGAAACAGTTTGTTGGCACCATCTCCGAGTTTTCTGTCCCAG GCACATCCGTGATGTCAGTGTCAGCCACAGATGCAGATGACCCGATGACAGAAAACGCTGCTCTGAGCTACTTTATCATTGGCCAGGAGAGCATTCCTGCCAACGCTGTGACCAAGACTATGTTTGGCATCAATAACCAAACAGGTGCCATCTACACCAGAGATGTAGGCCTGGACCGAGAG GTGGTGAAAGGTTTTAAGTTAAAGCTTCAGGTTGCTGATATGGGAGGTATGGGATTGAGCAGTGAAGGTGTGGCAGTCATCCATGTAACTGATATCAACAACCATGCACCACAGTTCAGCCCTGATTCG TACAGCATGTCGGCAGTGGAAAACAATTTCAACTATGAAATTGGTCGAGTGAATGTAACCGACAGAGATGATCGTGGAACAGGAAACTGGGAGGCTAAATATTCCATCTCCAATGACCCTAATGGCAACTTTGCCATCAGTACGGATCCTGCCACCAACCAGGGAGTTCTGTCTGTGTTCAAG CCTTTGgattatgaaacaaaaaaagaccacATCCTCATTTTGACTGTGGAAAATGTCAATCCTCTGAGTAGCAAGGCTCCCATCTTGCCAGCGAGCACCGCCACAGTGGTGGTCACTGTTGTGAACAAGAATGAAGCTCcgtattttaaaaacaatcccATAGAGATTGAAATACCTGAGACTGTGGATCCTGGAAAATTACTTGCAAGTGAAATTGCTTTAGATCCGGATGATTTTGAACTGAG ATTTGAAATCATCAAAGATCCTGAGAGGTGGCTGGAGATTAACAAACATACAGGAGACATTACAGCCAAGAGAAGCTTTAACATGAGATCTCCACATGTTATCAACAATATATACAGAGCTGTTGTCAAGGTTACAG ATGTTGATGGTTTGTCAGCCACTGCCACAGTGGCCATCTTACTGAAGGAGACCAATGACTTCCCCCCTCTGCTCTTCCCTCTGAGCGGCTCCATTTGCAGAGATTTCAGGAGCACAAGCTCTGGTCTTTTTCTGACGGCTGTAGATGAGGACCATCCTCCACACGCTGCTCCCTTCTTCTTTAAAATACTTGACGACTCGTCAGTCAACTGGACTTTAATTCAAGTCAATG aTACTCATGCTGTTCTTCAGCCTGTTGGAGAGCTGGAAGCTGGAGAGCATGCAGTCACAGTGATGGTGTCAGACTCCGGAAGCCCAACTATGATGGCCTACGCTCAGGTCAATGTCACAGTGTGTCTCTGTGACTCGTTTGGAGACTGTAAGTCAGAGGCGGGGGCTATCTTAGGCTCCAGCGTGGGAATCAGCTTCATTgctctcatcatcatcatggccTGTGTTGCTCTACTTTTGT TGCTGCTCCTCCTGGCTGTTGCTTTGACTGCCTGTGGAAGACGCCACCatataaaaaaaggaacagGCCTGCTTGTTGGGGAATCAGAGGATGATATACGTGACAATGTCCTCAACTATGATGaacaaggaggaggagaggaagatgag AATGCTTTTAACATTGACCTGCTGTGGAAACCCCACGATGCACCTTCCACCCCACGGACCTTCTACCCAGGCTCTGCTGTTCCTCGAGGAAAACAGCCCCTGAGAAAGGATGCCCCTCATAACCTGCCCTCCCCCACCTACCCTCGGAGGCCTCCTGCTGATCCCACAGACATCGAGGACTACATCAATGAT GGCCTGGAGGCAGCAGACAATGATCCAAATGTGCCTCCATATGATACAGCCCTGATCTACGACTACGAAGGAGAGGGCTCTGTGGCGGGCAGCCTCAGCTCCATTGCTTCAGGTAGCTCGGATGGAGATCAGGACTACGACTACCTCAACGACTGGGGACCACGCTTTCAGAAACTGGCCAACATGTATGACCCGCGTTAA
- the cdh15 gene encoding cadherin-15 isoform X2 encodes MIRSKRPLDREKHSSFTLKAFALSPSGERLENPTTIEIVVLDQNDNRPAFNQKQFVGTISEFSVPGTSVMSVSATDADDPMTENAALSYFIIGQESIPANAVTKTMFGINNQTGAIYTRDVGLDREVVKGFKLKLQVADMGGMGLSSEGVAVIHVTDINNHAPQFSPDSYSMSAVENNFNYEIGRVNVTDRDDRGTGNWEAKYSISNDPNGNFAISTDPATNQGVLSVFKPLDYETKKDHILILTVENVNPLSSKAPILPASTATVVVTVVNKNEAPYFKNNPIEIEIPETVDPGKLLASEIALDPDDFELRFEIIKDPERWLEINKHTGDITAKRSFNMRSPHVINNIYRAVVKVTDVDGLSATATVAILLKETNDFPPLLFPLSGSICRDFRSTSSGLFLTAVDEDHPPHAAPFFFKILDDSSVNWTLIQVNDTHAVLQPVGELEAGEHAVTVMVSDSGSPTMMAYAQVNVTVCLCDSFGDCKSEAGAILGSSVGISFIALIIIMACVALLLLLLLLAVALTACGRRHHIKKGTGLLVGESEDDIRDNVLNYDEQGGGEEDENAFNIDLLWKPHDAPSTPRTFYPGSAVPRGKQPLRKDAPHNLPSPTYPRRPPADPTDIEDYINDGLEAADNDPNVPPYDTALIYDYEGEGSVAGSLSSIASGSSDGDQDYDYLNDWGPRFQKLANMYDPR; translated from the exons ATGATCAGGAGCAAGAGGCCGCTGGACAGAGAGAAGCACAGCAGCTTCACG cttAAAGCCTTTGCGCTATCCCCCAGTGGAGAAAGACTAGAGAACCCCACAACCATCGAGATAGTGGTGCTGGATCAGAATGACAACAGACCCGCCTTCAATCAGAAACAGTTTGTTGGCACCATCTCCGAGTTTTCTGTCCCAG GCACATCCGTGATGTCAGTGTCAGCCACAGATGCAGATGACCCGATGACAGAAAACGCTGCTCTGAGCTACTTTATCATTGGCCAGGAGAGCATTCCTGCCAACGCTGTGACCAAGACTATGTTTGGCATCAATAACCAAACAGGTGCCATCTACACCAGAGATGTAGGCCTGGACCGAGAG GTGGTGAAAGGTTTTAAGTTAAAGCTTCAGGTTGCTGATATGGGAGGTATGGGATTGAGCAGTGAAGGTGTGGCAGTCATCCATGTAACTGATATCAACAACCATGCACCACAGTTCAGCCCTGATTCG TACAGCATGTCGGCAGTGGAAAACAATTTCAACTATGAAATTGGTCGAGTGAATGTAACCGACAGAGATGATCGTGGAACAGGAAACTGGGAGGCTAAATATTCCATCTCCAATGACCCTAATGGCAACTTTGCCATCAGTACGGATCCTGCCACCAACCAGGGAGTTCTGTCTGTGTTCAAG CCTTTGgattatgaaacaaaaaaagaccacATCCTCATTTTGACTGTGGAAAATGTCAATCCTCTGAGTAGCAAGGCTCCCATCTTGCCAGCGAGCACCGCCACAGTGGTGGTCACTGTTGTGAACAAGAATGAAGCTCcgtattttaaaaacaatcccATAGAGATTGAAATACCTGAGACTGTGGATCCTGGAAAATTACTTGCAAGTGAAATTGCTTTAGATCCGGATGATTTTGAACTGAG ATTTGAAATCATCAAAGATCCTGAGAGGTGGCTGGAGATTAACAAACATACAGGAGACATTACAGCCAAGAGAAGCTTTAACATGAGATCTCCACATGTTATCAACAATATATACAGAGCTGTTGTCAAGGTTACAG ATGTTGATGGTTTGTCAGCCACTGCCACAGTGGCCATCTTACTGAAGGAGACCAATGACTTCCCCCCTCTGCTCTTCCCTCTGAGCGGCTCCATTTGCAGAGATTTCAGGAGCACAAGCTCTGGTCTTTTTCTGACGGCTGTAGATGAGGACCATCCTCCACACGCTGCTCCCTTCTTCTTTAAAATACTTGACGACTCGTCAGTCAACTGGACTTTAATTCAAGTCAATG aTACTCATGCTGTTCTTCAGCCTGTTGGAGAGCTGGAAGCTGGAGAGCATGCAGTCACAGTGATGGTGTCAGACTCCGGAAGCCCAACTATGATGGCCTACGCTCAGGTCAATGTCACAGTGTGTCTCTGTGACTCGTTTGGAGACTGTAAGTCAGAGGCGGGGGCTATCTTAGGCTCCAGCGTGGGAATCAGCTTCATTgctctcatcatcatcatggccTGTGTTGCTCTACTTTTGT TGCTGCTCCTCCTGGCTGTTGCTTTGACTGCCTGTGGAAGACGCCACCatataaaaaaaggaacagGCCTGCTTGTTGGGGAATCAGAGGATGATATACGTGACAATGTCCTCAACTATGATGaacaaggaggaggagaggaagatgag AATGCTTTTAACATTGACCTGCTGTGGAAACCCCACGATGCACCTTCCACCCCACGGACCTTCTACCCAGGCTCTGCTGTTCCTCGAGGAAAACAGCCCCTGAGAAAGGATGCCCCTCATAACCTGCCCTCCCCCACCTACCCTCGGAGGCCTCCTGCTGATCCCACAGACATCGAGGACTACATCAATGAT GGCCTGGAGGCAGCAGACAATGATCCAAATGTGCCTCCATATGATACAGCCCTGATCTACGACTACGAAGGAGAGGGCTCTGTGGCGGGCAGCCTCAGCTCCATTGCTTCAGGTAGCTCGGATGGAGATCAGGACTACGACTACCTCAACGACTGGGGACCACGCTTTCAGAAACTGGCCAACATGTATGACCCGCGTTAA